A window of Rhododendron vialii isolate Sample 1 chromosome 11a, ASM3025357v1 contains these coding sequences:
- the LOC131308350 gene encoding protein DMR6-LIKE OXYGENASE 2-like, translating into MGEVDQSFIQAVEHRPKLAITEAEGIPLINLSVFNSHDLPSDPSSIETLAEEIGDACKNWGFFQVINHGVPLEKREKLELASKKFFAQSTEEKLKVRRDEVNPQGYYDSEVTKNVRDWKEVFDMTVKNPTVIPASHEAGDNGLKEVVNRWPEYPPELREAFEEYAEEMEKLAHKLLELISLSLGLKANRLSVFFNDHTSFTRLNHYPPCPIPHLALGVTRHKDAGALTILAQDDVGGLQVKRKMDGEWIRVKPTPQAYIVNVGDIIQVWSNDRYESVEHRVMVNSEKERFSIPFFFNPDCNVMVEPLEELITEQDQVKYQAYNWGKFFATKKRSNFKKLDVENIQIYHFKKKEESS; encoded by the exons ATGGGAGAGGTAGATCAATCTTTCATTCAAGCAGTTGAACACAGGCCTAAACTAGCCATCACTGAAGCTGAAGGCATCCCGTTGATCAACCTCTCCGTTTTTAACTCTCATGATTTGCCCTCTGACCCTAGTTCCATTGAAACTCTAGCAGAAGAGATAGGGGATGCCTGTAAGAACTGGGGTTTTTTCCAAGTTATCAACCACGGGGTGCCattggaaaagagagaaaaactcgAGTTGGCATCAAAAAAGTTCTTTGCACAGTCAACAGAGGAGAAGCTGAAGGTCAGGAGGGATGAGGTGAATCCACAGGGTTATTATGATAGTGAGGTGACCAAGAATGTAAGGGACTGGAAAGAGGTGTTTGATATGACGGTGAAGAACCCAACTGTTATACCGGCTTCACATGAGGCTGGTGACAATGGACTCAAGGAGGTGGTTAATAGGTGGCCTGAGTACCCTCCTGAATTGAG GGAGGCATTTGAAGAATATGCCGAGGAAATGGAGAAATTGGCTCACAAGTTGTTGGAACTCATCTCACTGAGCTTAGGCTTGAAAGCAAACCGATTAAGTGTCTTCTTCAACGACCATACCAGCTTCACCAGGCTCAATCACTATCCACCTTGTCCGATCCCTCACCTAGCTTTGGGCGTTACACGACACAAGGATGCTGGAGCCTTAACAATCCTAGCACAAGATGATGTTGGAGGACTCCAAGTAAAGAGGAAAATGGATGGAGAGTGGATTCGCGTCAAACCCACTCCCCAGGCTTATATTGTTAATGTTGGTGACATCATTCAG GTATGGAGCAATGACAGGTATGAGAGTGTTGAGCACAGGGTAATGGTGAACTCTGAGAAGGAAAGATTCTCGATACCCTTCTTCTTCAATCCAGACTGTAATGTCATGGTAGAGCCTCTAGAGGAGCTGATAACAGAGCAAGACCAGGTCAAGTACCAGGCATACAACTGGGGGAAGTTCTTTGCTACCAAAAAGCGCAGTAATTTCAAGAAGCTCGATGTTGAGAACATCCAAATTTATCATTTCAAGAAAAAAGAGGAATCGTCTTAA
- the LOC131308351 gene encoding jasmonate-induced oxygenase 2-like, with amino-acid sequence MGEVVDSSAFIQSTEHRPKPTSTLEAEGIPLIDLSALNSSNSDAIASLVAEIGDACEKWGFFQVINHGVPLECREKIESVSRKFFGQSMEDKSRVRRDELNPMGYYDGEHTKNVRDWKEVFDFVVEVPTVIPASPEPGDKELTMLHNQWPEFPPNFRDACEEYTRETEKLSYKLLELISLSLGLPESRFNNFFKDQTSFLRLNYYPRCPIPHLALGVGHHKDAGGLTVLAQDDVGGLEVKRKTDGEWIRVKPTPDAYIVNVGDIIQVWSNDKYESVEHRVTVNSERDRFSIPFFFNPAHYTVLEPVAELVNEENPAKYKAFNWGKFVSARNLSNFKKLHVENIQIYHFRKSE; translated from the exons ATGGGGGAGGTGGTTGATTCATCAGCATTCATCCAATCCACTGAACACAGGCCCAAACCCACCAGCACTTTAGAAGCTGAAGGCATCCCACTGATTGATCTCTCTGCTTTGAACTCTTCTAACTCAGACGCCATCGCTAGCCTTGTAGCCGAGATAGGTGACGCTTGCGAGAAGTGGGGGTTTTTCCAGGTGATCAACCACGGAGTTCCGCTGGAATGTCGCGAGAAAATAGAATCTGTTTCGAGGAAGTTCTTTGGTCAGTCGATGGAAGACAAGAGCAGGGTGAGGAGAGATGAGCTGAATCCGATGGGTTATTATGACGGTGAGCACACCAAGAACGTGAGGGACTGGAAAGAAGTATTTGATTTTGTCGTCGAAGTTCCGACTGTGATACCGGCTTCTCCTGAACCCGGTGACAAAGAATTAACGATGCTGCACAATCAATGGCCTGAATTCCCTCCTAACTTCAG GGATGCATGTGAAGAGTACACTAGAGAAACTGAAAAACTGTCTTACAAGTTGTTAGAACTCATCTCCCTGAGCTTAGGTTTGCCTGAAAGTCGGTTCAACAATTTCTTCAAAGACCAAACCAGCTTTCTGCGCCTCAACTACTATCCGCGCTGCCCCATTCCTCACCTAGCCCTTGGAGTCGGTCACCACAAGGATGCCGGTGGCTTGACTGTCCTCGCTCAAGACGATGTCGGAGGCCTGGAAGTAAAGCGAAAAACAGATGGAGAATGGATCCGTGTTAAGCCCACCCCAGATGCCTACATTGTGAATGTGGGTGATATCATTCAG GTATGGAGCAATGACAAATATGAGAGTGTGGAGCACAGGGTGACAGTGAACTCTGAGAGGGATAGGTTTTCCATTCCATTCTTCTTCAACCCAGCACATTACACTGTGCTGGAGCCAGTGGCGGAACTTGTGAATGAAGAAAACCCTGCCAAGTACAAGGCATTCAACTGGGGAAAGTTTGTCAGTGCCAGAAACCTCAGTAATTTCAAGAAGCTTCATGTGGAAAACATCCAAATTTATCATTTCAGGAAATCAGAGTAA